CTCTGCCACTTTTGCGTATTCTTCTCTGTTTTTTGTGTTTAGTGTATACGCCTGTGTTTTTTCTGCTTTTGGTTTATCTACCAATTCGCAGATCTCGCAGGTAATCGATTTACCAAATACATCTGTAATACCTTTAATGGTATCCTGCGTATAAGTTGCAATGCCGCATTGTGTTGGAGGAAAAGTAGAAAGAAAAACTATTTTAGATTTATTTGATATCGTCTTCATGGGGATTCTGTTTAAGTTCGGTTAATAAGTCGTTAAGGTTCAAAGAAGCCGCCGCAATCTTGTCATCGGCTGCACCGTAATAAATATATAATTGGTCGTCAAAAATGGCTGTTCCGGTAGGAAACACAACATAATTTACATACCCGTGTCTTTCATAATGTTCGGATGGTGTTATAAGCGGTTTTTTTAACCTTGCTATTACTTTCGACGGATCATTAAGATCCAGTAAGGCAGCGCAGGCATGATAGACTAAACCTTTTTCACGCCGTTCTGCCGCATGATAAATTAACAGCCATCCATCCGGGGTTTCTATTGGCGGAGCGCCGGGGCCGATATGGCTGGTTTCATGATCATATTTGGGCTCCATAACAATATGATCAGGCAGATTTTTTAAATAGTCTTTCCAGAAATCAGCAGTCAGATCTCGTTTTTTTTCAAACGAATAAATCTGGATGGACGGAAACAAACGGTGTAAAGCCATAAATTTTCCGTTGATTTTTTTAGGAAAAAGAACTACATTTTTATCCCATACAAACAAATGTTCTTTCATTGTTTCTGTTAAAGGATAATTTCTGGCAGTATTAAAAGCCAATATTCTGGCAATGCGAGGATTTTGTAAATGATTGCGAATCAAATTTGTAAAATCGTGCAGTATAAATTTTGGCGTAATAATTCCTTTCTTTTTAAATTTAATCAGGTCTTTAGAGACTGCCAGAGCACCACATGCGTTTATACCGTCGTATGTAACATAGGTCATATAATACAGATCGTCGATTTTGGTAATTCTGGGATCTTCGACACCGTGTATTTCATAAATATATTCCGGTACAAAAATAGGTTCTGTATGGCGTTCTGCTAAAGTCAGCGGTCCTTCGAAGCGGCAATATCCAATTGTTGAAAAATTTCCTTTCTTAGCAGCCCGATAGAACATATGTACACTATTTCCATCTTGATAAACCGCAGGATTCAGCACACCTAATTCTTCGAAATTTCTATCTGATTTTTCTAAAATTACGCCATGTTTAATCGCTAAAAGGGTTTGAGTAGTTGCTAATTCCATGAATCGCTGATTAAATTTTGTCTAAAATTACTTTCATAACAAAGCGGTGATTAATCCAATCGATCAAAAAATTAACTCTAAAGCATTTGAATGGGAATTGTATAACGTTAAAATTGGAATTCTAAAAACCTTAACTAAAAATATGATTTGTAGTTGATTGCGATAAAAAACGAATCTTTTGAGTTAAAAAGAGCTGCAGTTAATTTGGAACTTTGAATAACATACAAATCAGACTTACAACAAAAGTCATATTATATAACTTAAATTTTATTATTATGTTACGCTGGACAGTCACATTCATTATTCTGGCTATAGTAGCCGGAATATTTGGTTTTGGAGGAATTGCCGCCGGAGCCGCTAGTATCGCAAAAATCTTATTCTTTATATTTTTAGTTTTGTTTGTTATTTCATTAATAAGCGGAAGATCGAGAGTTTAGATTTATAATTAGTTATTTAAACAAAAAGCGAAATCAACCTTAAAATTGATTTCGCTTTTTTTGTTTCAGGTTTTTGAAACTAAATTACTTTATGTTGTTTTGTCTGATGTAAAATTTATTGGTAATAAATGCTATTGGAAAACCTACGCAGACAATTAAAATAAAAACCGACAGTAATAAATTGAAATCAAATTGTTTGAGCGGCAGTTTTGGGAAAACGACTGGAAGAACAATCAAATTCATGATCATCCAGACAAAAATACCATACAAAATCCCCGAAAGCAGGACATGTTTTTTCAGAAATAAGATATACGGATAAACTTTTATATAAATGAAAGCAAAAATAAAAGCTATTATATAATGAAATAATAATCCGTAAAAAGCCATTTTAGGACCTCCTGTATATGCTTTTTCTTTGAACACACCACTCGCAACAGACTGAAGGATTTTGACTGCCGGAGTTTGCTCGAGTATAACCGAGTACACTAAAATTGCCGCTGCAATATCCAGAGTTCCAGCTGTTAAACCGGATAATAAAACCGTTTCAAACTTAGATTTCATAGTCTGCAGTTAGAGTTTTGTAATGTATTGAAAAATAGTATTTAATTGATGTGTATGCCTCTGCGTGTGAATTAGGGCAAAACGGATACACTCATAAATAGTAAATTCTCCAAATCCGGGTATTTGAAACTTTACTGGAATCAAAGTCAAATCAAATTGTTCTGCCGCATTTAGTAATTCAGATTCAATTTGAAGCAGTTTGATGCTTAGATCATTCTTGCTGTATTCTTTTTTCTCGGGAAAAATAGATGCTGGTGAGTCCATTTTGATGCTGAAATTCAAAAATAATTTTTCAATTTCTTTTATCTTTTCATCATATTTTCGGGTAGATTTTTGGGTTTCACCCGAGAACACTTCCGGATAACCCGAAGCAGCCAGAATAATATGCTGTACAACTTGTCCGGCAGTCCAGCTGCCTTGATACGGAATCATATTAAACTCGCTTTCTGAAAATTGTGAAATGCCTTTATTTAATTTTTGAAATGTTTCAACAATATCTTTTTGAATTTCAGTTTTCATATTATTGATTTTAATAGTTTATTTATCTTACCGAAGTAATCCACCAGACATTTCCAAAAGGATCGGTAACACCGCAGGTTCTGCCGTAATCCTGATCACTCAATCCCATAAGCGAACTTGCTCCGTTTTCTATTGCTTTTTTGTAGGTTTCATCGGCATTGGGAACATACACAAATAGGTTTGCGGTTTGTTTTGCCCAGTCGGTTATTTCATCTGTTACCATTATTGTGCTGCCGTTCAGGGTAATTTCGGCATGCATAATGCTTCCGTCATCACGCATGGCTTTGGTATTGGTTTCTGATGCTCCAAAGACTTTTTTGGTAAAGTCGATGAATTTCGATGCGCCTTGCAAAATCAAATAAGGCATTATAGTCTGATGTTCCGCAGGTATGTTCATATTTTACAGATTTAAATAATTAGTATTCTAAAATTACAATTTTATTTTTTAAAAATTTGTAAATCAATAAATTATGGTTTTATAAAAGCACTTCGCAATGATAACCGTACGAATTGAGAAGTTCAATTATAGTTGTATTGCATATGGATGTAGCATGAACACGCAGAATTTTATCGCAGTCTTCAAGATCGAAGTTTACAGCACTGTCAGGAAAACGTTCAAGAAGTTTCCCAACCAGCATTTGCGATTGTTCTGCTTCCTGAACATTGGTTTTGAAAACTTCTACCATTGTATAAAGTTTAGAGGGCGATATTTTTGTATCGCTCAATTTTGTGGTAATAGATATAAGAAAGTGCCAGGATCCCTAAAATAATTATAGGAAAGAAGCCGTCAAAAGTTACACCGTCAACTGCAAAATGACTGATGGAAGCAAAGATAAAATCAAATCCAAATCCTGCATAAGCCCATTCTTTAATTCTGGCGGGTACCTGCGGAATAATCAATGCCAGAACACCAAGGATTTTAAATACAACCAAAGCATTCCCAAAATATTCCGGATAACCCAAATGCCTGATTCCTTCTTTAGCCAGTTCAGTTTGTGAAGTTAATGCCGGCATCACGCCTTCAAATAGAAAAATGATAATTGTAGTAATCCAAAAAATGATCTTTGCTTTTTTCATGTAGTTTGTTTTTAAATAGTTATAAGTTAATGTGTTACAAATGTACTATTCTTATCTTTTTCATGAAATACACATTTCCGACTATTTTAGGGGCATTTGGGACATTGTTAATTGTGAGATGTTAATTGTGAAATGTGAAATGTTAATTGTGAAATGTGAGTTTTTAGTTGTGATTGATTTACCTTTTGTTGTCATCCCGAAGAATGAGGGCACGAGCGATAGCGAAGCAATCTCCACAAAGATTGGTCATAGAAGTAGACAAAACAGTTTACTGAAAATTTGGAACCTAAAAATTGAAAATTATCACAAAAAATAATTCGTAATCAAAAACAAATCTTCAAAACCCAATCTTGTATAAATGCCTTTTCCTAAAGGAGAAGCTTGTAAATGAGCATATTCGGCACCGGCATCAATTGCTTCGTTGATGGCAAATTTCATGACTTCTTCGGCGAAACCTTTTTTACGCATTTCCGGAATTACGCCTACACCATGAATTCCCATAACATTTCCGGTTTGAAAAAGAGTAAGCGTTCCTATTGGTTTATCCTCTAAATGAACCAGATAAAACATGACATTTTCATAATTATGAACTACTGTTTCTTTACTGATTACATAGCTGAAAGATAACGGATAAATATCGGACCAGGTTTGGGCATCTTCCTCATTTAAAACTCTTTTGAAAGTAAGATTCTTTTCAAGTGGAAATTTTTCTCCCAGTTTTAAAGCCATTGCCATGAGTTGAATTCGTATTTTGAATTCGTTTTTCTCAAAGATTTCATTTGAATCACTTCCAAAAATATCCCAATACGGAATGATCAAACCTGGATTTTGGTTTATAATGTCAAGAATGTGTGGCAGGTCTTTTTCTGTAATATCCTCTCTGAACCATAATCTATTTGGCCAGCCTGAATTTTTTATTTGACTGAATTGAAATGGATCGTTTTTATGATAGGAAAGGAGAGGAGTCGCAACAGTTCGCCAAAGTGAAGTAAGATTGTCAATATTGTCTTTGATGAGGTTTATATTTTTCATTTAGAATATCTGATTTAATACTCGGCAAAGATAAACCGGACTTTCCAGAAAAACCTTTACATATGTTGATTTACAAATCTTTTTCCAGACTTTTTCGGATTCGGCTTAACTGTGTTGGCGTAATTCCCAAATGCGATGCAATGTGCAGTAAAGGAATACGTTCTGCAATATCCGGATGTTTTTCAAGAAGTTTAACATAACGTTCAGTAGCATTCTGCATTACAAGAGCGACTTCTCTTTGTTCTTTTTCTACAATCCAGTTTTTTTCTAAATGAGCGATGTAGAAGTTTTTGAGGTCGTCATTTTGGTAAATCAACTCCATATAATTTTTGTAATTAATGTTGATGACAATGGAATCCTCAAGAGCTTCGATCGTAAAATTAGAAGGGGTTTGCAGCATCAATGAAACTTTAGAGCCTGCAAAGTAATTTTCAAGAAAGAGATTTTTATTGTAGAAATTTCCTTGTTCGTCTGTTATAAAAGCTCTCAAAGCTCCTTTTGCAATAAAATGAAGGTTTTTAGCAATTTCTCCGTTTCGTAATAGTGTTTCTCCTTTTTTAAGTGTTTGGAAATGTGTGGTGCTTTCAATCTGTCTCCATGATTGCTCAGAAAGTGGATAATAACTTTCAATGGTTTGTTTTAAGTTGTTGAGATATGTTTCTTTATTGAAAGTCATTTTTAATTTTATTCGAAGCTAATTCTTAAAGTATTTTCTACTCTGGCTTTATTTCCCTTATAGGTTCCAGGTTTCCAATTGTTGTAATCTTTTATAAGGGTCTTTAAGGCTAAATTAATTAAATCTTGTTTGTATTTTTCATTAATACCATTCTCATTCACCCAATTACTTTCTTTTAAATTACTTATTGTTCCATTCTTTTCTATGATGAAATCTACATCAACAAAAAGATTATGAGTGCTTCTTTTATTTATAGGTAAATCTGTCTTTATAGTTGTATAGTAATCATTTTCGATTGGAACATAATAATTTAATAGTTGTGGTTTTTCATCTTTTTCTAAGTCATAGATACTAATAACTTTATCATTGACATTAATATTTTTTATCAGAATCTTAATTGCATCATTTTCTATTTCAGTTTTATAATTTTCTCCATATTTCACTTTCATTCTTAAATCTACGTAAGCACTATAACAGCCTCTTGTTTGCCCTTCATAAATAACGCATCCTAAATCCTGAATTCCTAGCTTGAACTTTCTCTTTTTTAGAACTTCTTTGATTTCCTCTTCATAAGGTTTAAAATCGCATCCAAAACATATTGTCTGAACATAAACTCCATCGTATTTTGAAAGATCATTTTTTGCTCTTTCAATTTCACCATTGCATAAAGTATCAGTTTTTGGAACATTCTTTATATACTTTTCATAATCTAACGGTTGGAGAGGTTTAACAATTTTGGTTGTATCTAATTCCGATGTATTAGTTATTGTTTTAGTTTTCTCACAGCTAACTACTAAAACGAAAAATATAGAAAGAAAAAAGTAGTATTTTTTCATAGAATGATTAATAATCTAGAAGTAAATATATGAAATTATAAAGATGATTTGCTGAGAAATTATTGTTGAGGAGCTGCTTGCGAAGATCCCTCGTTCCTCGGGATGACAAAAAGGAGTATAAATCTGCTCAATCAGCGAGAAAAAAGAACAGCGTCCTTTGCGTAAACCCTTGCACCCTTTGCGGTTAAACAAAAACAAAAAATAGAAAAACGCCATGAAACCTAAGTTTCACAGCGTTTTCATCTCAAAAAATAAATAATTAACGGGTACGGGTATTATTTCCAGCCTCCGCCCAGAGCGCGGTACAAATCTGTATTGGCTGTAAGTTGTTGTCTTTTAAGATCTGCTAATTCTAATTCGCTTTGTAAAAGATTTGCCTGCGCAGTTAAAACTTCAAGATATTCTGCTAATCCGTTTTTGAATAACAAGTTTGAATTTTTAATCGCCAGTTGTAATGTTTTTACTTTTTCTTTTAAGAAAGTTTCTTGTTGCTGTAATTTCTCCACTTTCACCAAAGCATCAGAAACTTCACTAACGGCAACTAAAACCTGTTGTCTAAAAGCTAAAACCGCTTTTTCTCTTTCCGCTACAGCGATATTATATTGTGTTCTCACTCTTTTGTTGTTCAGGATTGGTTGTGTTAAACCGCCTGCCACGGTTCCGAAAAGAGAAGCCGGAATGTTGAACCAGCTGCTCGTTTCGAAAGAGTTTAAACCGCCTTGAGCCGTAATTCTAAGAGCTGGGTATAAATCCGCTTTTGTGATACCGACATTGGCGTTTGCTGCTTTAAGTGCCAATTCAGCGCTTTTTACGTCTGGTCTTCTGCTTACTAATGAAGACGGAATTCCAATGGCTGGATTGCTTTTAATTTCAATTGAATTTAAAACAATGGTTCTTTGTTTTGAATTCGGGAAAGAACCTGTCAAAACACTTAAAGCATTTTCCTGAATAGCAATGTTTTGTTCCAATAACGGAATCAATTGCTCTGAGTTTAATTTTTGTGCTTCAGACTGCTGAATCGCTAAAGTAGTTACCTGACCTGCATCGTATTTTAACTTAATAATATTCGTTGTGCTGTCGTTTAGTTTTAGGTTTTGCTGTGCGATTTTCAACTGAGCGTCCAGCATTAAAAGATTGTAATAACCTCTTGAAACATTGGCCACGATATTGGTCTGCAATGCTTTTTTAACTTCTGCAGATTGAAGATATCCTGCGTAAGCTCCTTTCTTTTGGTTTCTGATCTTTCCCCAAATATCAGCCTCCCAAGAAAGTGAAGCTCCGGCAGAATAATCATCAATATGTTTAGCGCCTAAAGCCTGATTCAAGTTCATTCCTGTAAAACTATTGTCAGAAGGATTGCTTGTACTGGCATTTACAAATAAATTAACCTGAGGAACATTTCCCCATTTTGATTTTGTAAATCTGTATTGCGCAATTTCGATGTTTTTTTGTGCAATAAGCAGATCGTTATTTCTGGCAACCGCGCTGTCAATTAACTGAACAATATCTTTTTCTGTAAAGAAATTTTTCCACTCAATATCGGCAATACTGGTTGTATCACTC
This portion of the Flavobacterium gelatinilyticum genome encodes:
- a CDS encoding DinB family protein is translated as MKTEIQKDIVETFQKLNKGISQFSESEFNMIPYQGSWTAGQVVQHIILAASGYPEVFSGETQKSTRKYDEKIKEIEKLFLNFSIKMDSPASIFPEKKEYSKNDLSIKLLQIESELLNAAEQFDLTLIPVKFQIPGFGEFTIYECIRFALIHTQRHTHQLNTIFQYITKL
- a CDS encoding TolC family protein, with the protein product MKNYITKIVTFAILITTIISCKVSKDIETPKDAFPENFRNASISSDTTSIADIEWKNFFTEKDIVQLIDSAVARNNDLLIAQKNIEIAQYRFTKSKWGNVPQVNLFVNASTSNPSDNSFTGMNLNQALGAKHIDDYSAGASLSWEADIWGKIRNQKKGAYAGYLQSAEVKKALQTNIVANVSRGYYNLLMLDAQLKIAQQNLKLNDSTTNIIKLKYDAGQVTTLAIQQSEAQKLNSEQLIPLLEQNIAIQENALSVLTGSFPNSKQRTIVLNSIEIKSNPAIGIPSSLVSRRPDVKSAELALKAANANVGITKADLYPALRITAQGGLNSFETSSWFNIPASLFGTVAGGLTQPILNNKRVRTQYNIAVAEREKAVLAFRQQVLVAVSEVSDALVKVEKLQQQETFLKEKVKTLQLAIKNSNLLFKNGLAEYLEVLTAQANLLQSELELADLKRQQLTANTDLYRALGGGWK
- a CDS encoding pesticidal protein Cry7Aa is translated as MELATTQTLLAIKHGVILEKSDRNFEELGVLNPAVYQDGNSVHMFYRAAKKGNFSTIGYCRFEGPLTLAERHTEPIFVPEYIYEIHGVEDPRITKIDDLYYMTYVTYDGINACGALAVSKDLIKFKKKGIITPKFILHDFTNLIRNHLQNPRIARILAFNTARNYPLTETMKEHLFVWDKNVVLFPKKINGKFMALHRLFPSIQIYSFEKKRDLTADFWKDYLKNLPDHIVMEPKYDHETSHIGPGAPPIETPDGWLLIYHAAERREKGLVYHACAALLDLNDPSKVIARLKKPLITPSEHYERHGYVNYVVFPTGTAIFDDQLYIYYGAADDKIAAASLNLNDLLTELKQNPHEDDIK
- a CDS encoding GNAT family N-acetyltransferase, whose protein sequence is MKNINLIKDNIDNLTSLWRTVATPLLSYHKNDPFQFSQIKNSGWPNRLWFREDITEKDLPHILDIINQNPGLIIPYWDIFGSDSNEIFEKNEFKIRIQLMAMALKLGEKFPLEKNLTFKRVLNEEDAQTWSDIYPLSFSYVISKETVVHNYENVMFYLVHLEDKPIGTLTLFQTGNVMGIHGVGVIPEMRKKGFAEEVMKFAINEAIDAGAEYAHLQASPLGKGIYTRLGFEDLFLITNYFL
- a CDS encoding DUF1328 domain-containing protein, whose translation is MLRWTVTFIILAIVAGIFGFGGIAAGAASIAKILFFIFLVLFVISLISGRSRV
- a CDS encoding Crp/Fnr family transcriptional regulator, producing the protein MTFNKETYLNNLKQTIESYYPLSEQSWRQIESTTHFQTLKKGETLLRNGEIAKNLHFIAKGALRAFITDEQGNFYNKNLFLENYFAGSKVSLMLQTPSNFTIEALEDSIVININYKNYMELIYQNDDLKNFYIAHLEKNWIVEKEQREVALVMQNATERYVKLLEKHPDIAERIPLLHIASHLGITPTQLSRIRKSLEKDL
- a CDS encoding VOC family protein → MNIPAEHQTIMPYLILQGASKFIDFTKKVFGASETNTKAMRDDGSIMHAEITLNGSTIMVTDEITDWAKQTANLFVYVPNADETYKKAIENGASSLMGLSDQDYGRTCGVTDPFGNVWWITSVR
- a CDS encoding DoxX family protein, whose product is MKKAKIIFWITTIIIFLFEGVMPALTSQTELAKEGIRHLGYPEYFGNALVVFKILGVLALIIPQVPARIKEWAYAGFGFDFIFASISHFAVDGVTFDGFFPIIILGILALSYIYYHKIERYKNIAL
- a CDS encoding DUF1440 domain-containing protein, with translation MKSKFETVLLSGLTAGTLDIAAAILVYSVILEQTPAVKILQSVASGVFKEKAYTGGPKMAFYGLLFHYIIAFIFAFIYIKVYPYILFLKKHVLLSGILYGIFVWMIMNLIVLPVVFPKLPLKQFDFNLLLSVFILIVCVGFPIAFITNKFYIRQNNIK